From a single Methylosinus sp. H3A genomic region:
- the pal gene encoding peptidoglycan-associated lipoprotein Pal — protein MAFVSAARALRFAAALLAAVSLAACAKNAEDENAALAGANGRGGYAAPGSPQDFVVNVGDRVYFETDSSELTSTAQATLDKQADWLQRYGRYSFTVEGHADERGTREYNFALGARRAEVVKNYLASRGLAAARIRTISFGKERPVAVCDDISCWSQNRRAVTLLSGGNS, from the coding sequence ATGGCATTCGTTTCCGCCGCGCGCGCCCTGCGCTTCGCCGCCGCCCTGCTGGCGGCGGTCTCGCTCGCCGCCTGCGCCAAGAACGCCGAGGACGAAAACGCCGCGCTCGCAGGCGCCAATGGCCGCGGCGGCTATGCGGCGCCTGGAAGCCCGCAGGATTTCGTCGTCAATGTCGGCGACCGCGTCTATTTCGAGACCGATTCGAGCGAGCTGACGTCGACGGCGCAGGCCACCCTCGACAAGCAGGCCGATTGGCTGCAGCGCTACGGGCGCTATTCCTTCACCGTCGAAGGCCATGCCGACGAGCGCGGCACGCGCGAATATAATTTCGCCCTCGGCGCCCGCCGCGCGGAAGTGGTGAAGAATTATCTCGCCTCGCGCGGCCTCGCGGCGGCGCGCATCCGCACGATCAGCTTTGGCAAGGAGCGGCCGGTCGCCGTCTGCGACGACATTTCCTGCTGGTCGCAGAACCGTCGCGCCGTGACGCTGCTCTCGGGCGGCAATTCCTGA
- a CDS encoding TonB-dependent receptor has translation MKRRYFRLENKNMGATAIATALSALVLGQNAPATAHVAMPEAELSAAVRSYEIPAGSVALALNRLADATGAQLVYKARLTRDLTTRGLVGAFTLEDALDRLLAGTGIGYRLARDGRSVAIVLAQNETVRNDAGAVPLPPIEIAAERERALRAAAKRADGPFTPIGVTEISGEALDAQRPNASDTSQLLYGAPGVDLYEAGGVSRLPALRGLADDRIKILLGGVEITSACANHMNPPLSYIDPNNVGKIEVLSGVTPVSKGGDSIAGTISVEPKTPIFANPRVASAPGLVPSIAPGVIASGSISGFFRSSNSGFGVSGTANVATEHFSLLYNGGYTRGSDYHAGDNGPKVLSTGFISENHSATFAYQNDGHLFTLKGGYQNIPYQGFVNQRMDMTANRAYSVDAGYKGAFEWGKLEARAFWQHTAHEMGFLYDKQPANMPMNTSGTDYGYSIKAEIPLDPSNLLRVGNEFHGYHLNDWWPPIVASMMMGPGTYWNINGGQRDRVGTFAEWEAKWTPQWTTLLGVRNDIVWTNTGDAQAYDPRNPIPMGMMSMSNPDATAARFFNARSHARTDVNFDMTALVRYEADETSSYELGYSRKTRSPNLYERYAFGVGGMASSMIGWFGDANGYVGNLDLKPEVAHTVSVTAVWRDPVHRDWEVKATPYFSYVENFIDVDRIGGFTDKNGSWFPILQFRNHKAQLYGFDLSGRAKLVETPELGRLTLSGVIGYVYGENLDRGDGLYHIMPLNARFALEHKLGGWSNAVELQLVDSKTHVSTARNELKTPSYGLVNLRTSYEWDAFRIDLGVTNVADVRYYSPLGGFDYTNYKKTSLPGAVAGPGRSFYAGLTVKF, from the coding sequence ATGAAGCGGCGATATTTTCGTCTCGAGAATAAGAACATGGGCGCGACAGCGATAGCGACGGCTCTGAGCGCTCTCGTCCTCGGACAAAACGCGCCGGCGACCGCGCATGTCGCAATGCCGGAAGCAGAACTTTCCGCCGCGGTGCGCAGCTATGAGATTCCGGCGGGCTCCGTCGCCTTGGCGCTCAATCGCCTCGCCGACGCCACCGGCGCGCAGCTCGTCTACAAGGCGAGGCTGACGCGCGATCTCACGACGCGCGGACTCGTCGGCGCATTCACGCTGGAAGACGCGCTCGATCGTCTGCTCGCGGGAACGGGAATCGGCTATCGCCTGGCGCGCGACGGACGCAGCGTCGCCATCGTGCTCGCGCAGAACGAGACTGTGCGCAACGACGCCGGCGCCGTTCCGCTGCCGCCGATCGAAATAGCGGCGGAACGCGAGCGCGCGCTGCGCGCCGCCGCAAAGCGCGCGGACGGCCCCTTCACGCCGATCGGCGTGACGGAGATCAGCGGCGAGGCGCTGGACGCGCAACGTCCTAATGCGAGCGATACGTCGCAACTGCTCTATGGGGCGCCGGGCGTCGATCTCTATGAAGCGGGCGGCGTGTCGCGCCTTCCCGCGCTGCGCGGCCTCGCCGACGATCGCATCAAGATTCTGCTGGGTGGCGTCGAGATCACCTCGGCTTGCGCCAATCACATGAATCCGCCGCTCTCCTATATCGATCCGAACAATGTCGGGAAGATAGAAGTGCTCTCCGGCGTGACGCCGGTGAGCAAGGGCGGCGATTCGATCGCGGGCACGATCTCCGTCGAGCCCAAGACGCCGATATTCGCCAATCCGCGCGTCGCTTCGGCGCCCGGCCTCGTTCCGTCCATCGCCCCGGGCGTCATCGCCTCAGGCTCGATCTCGGGCTTCTTCCGCAGCTCCAATAGTGGATTCGGCGTGTCGGGAACGGCGAATGTCGCCACCGAGCATTTCAGTCTGCTCTACAATGGCGGCTATACGCGCGGCTCCGACTATCACGCCGGCGACAATGGTCCGAAGGTTCTTTCCACCGGCTTCATCTCCGAGAATCATTCGGCGACCTTCGCCTATCAGAACGACGGACATCTCTTCACGCTGAAGGGCGGCTACCAGAACATTCCCTATCAGGGCTTCGTCAATCAGCGCATGGATATGACCGCCAATCGCGCCTATTCCGTCGACGCCGGCTACAAGGGCGCGTTCGAATGGGGAAAGCTCGAGGCGCGCGCCTTCTGGCAGCATACCGCGCATGAGATGGGCTTTCTCTACGACAAGCAGCCCGCCAATATGCCGATGAATACGTCCGGAACGGACTATGGCTATTCGATCAAGGCGGAAATTCCACTCGACCCCTCGAATCTGCTGCGCGTCGGCAATGAGTTCCACGGCTATCATCTGAACGATTGGTGGCCGCCGATCGTCGCCAGCATGATGATGGGCCCCGGAACCTATTGGAACATCAATGGCGGACAGCGCGATCGCGTCGGCACATTCGCGGAATGGGAGGCGAAGTGGACGCCGCAATGGACGACATTGCTCGGCGTGCGCAACGATATCGTCTGGACGAATACGGGAGACGCGCAGGCCTATGATCCGCGCAATCCCATCCCGATGGGCATGATGAGCATGTCCAATCCAGACGCCACGGCGGCGCGTTTCTTCAATGCCCGAAGCCATGCGCGCACCGACGTCAATTTCGATATGACGGCGCTGGTTCGCTACGAGGCCGATGAGACGAGCTCCTATGAGCTCGGCTATTCGCGCAAGACGCGCTCGCCCAATCTCTACGAGCGCTACGCCTTCGGCGTCGGCGGCATGGCGAGCAGCATGATCGGCTGGTTCGGCGACGCCAATGGCTATGTCGGCAATCTCGATCTGAAGCCCGAGGTCGCGCATACCGTGTCCGTCACCGCCGTCTGGCGCGATCCCGTCCACCGCGACTGGGAGGTGAAGGCGACGCCCTATTTCAGCTATGTCGAGAATTTCATCGACGTCGACAGAATCGGCGGCTTCACCGACAAGAACGGCTCCTGGTTCCCGATCCTGCAGTTCCGCAATCACAAGGCGCAACTCTATGGCTTCGATCTCTCGGGCCGCGCCAAGCTGGTCGAGACGCCGGAGCTCGGACGGCTCACGCTTTCGGGCGTCATCGGTTATGTCTATGGCGAAAATCTCGACCGCGGCGACGGGCTCTATCACATCATGCCGCTCAATGCGCGCTTCGCTCTCGAGCATAAGCTCGGCGGCTGGAGCAACGCCGTCGAGCTGCAGCTCGTCGACAGCAAGACCCATGTGAGCACGGCGCGCAACGAGCTGAAGACGCCCTCTTACGGGCTCGTCAATCTGCGCACGAGCTATGAATGGGACGCGTTCCGCATCGATCTCGGCGTCACCAATGTCGCCGATGTGCGTTACTACTCGCCGCTCGGCGGCTTCGACTATACCAACTATAAGAAGACGAGCCTCCCCGGCGCCGTGGCCGGCCCCGGCCGATCCTTCTATGCAGGGCTGACCGTGAAGTTCTGA
- a CDS encoding alpha/beta fold hydrolase, producing MPLTEMQLVATPSNPIPPNASVFAIRTADGRMLRAASFAPRRGAIGTVALFQGRAEFIEKYFETIHDLLARDFHVVTLDWRGQGGSERDLSDPRKGHVDDFALYQRDLDAFITDALALECPSPWYALAHSMGGAILLDRAHSARSPFDRVIVAAPMIDFEGLRFPIGARAIADTLDMFGLGAMYVPGGGPKSLEEQPFERNRLTSDPARFARNADVLRAAPHLAVGDPTVGWVNAAFRMMKQFGRPDYARAVRTPIMAFLCGRDRIVSSRAIERFAQRLPVASLIEVPGARHELLMERDELREQFWAAFDAFVPGEAVDRA from the coding sequence ATGCCGCTCACCGAAATGCAGCTCGTTGCGACGCCGAGCAATCCCATACCGCCCAATGCGTCGGTTTTCGCCATTCGCACCGCGGACGGACGCATGCTGCGCGCGGCCAGCTTCGCGCCACGACGCGGGGCGATCGGCACTGTGGCGCTGTTCCAGGGCCGCGCCGAATTCATCGAAAAATATTTCGAGACCATCCACGACCTGCTCGCGCGCGACTTTCATGTCGTGACGCTGGATTGGCGCGGACAGGGCGGCTCGGAGCGCGACCTCTCCGATCCGCGCAAGGGCCATGTCGACGATTTCGCGCTCTATCAGCGCGACCTCGACGCCTTCATCACCGATGCTCTGGCGCTCGAGTGCCCTTCGCCATGGTATGCGCTCGCGCATTCCATGGGCGGCGCCATTCTGCTCGACCGCGCCCATTCGGCGCGGTCGCCCTTCGATCGTGTGATCGTCGCGGCGCCCATGATCGATTTCGAAGGCTTGCGCTTTCCGATCGGCGCGCGCGCGATCGCCGACACGCTCGACATGTTCGGACTCGGCGCGATGTATGTGCCGGGCGGCGGACCGAAATCGCTCGAGGAACAGCCTTTCGAGCGCAACCGCCTCACCTCCGATCCCGCGCGCTTCGCTCGCAACGCCGATGTGCTGCGCGCCGCGCCGCATCTCGCCGTCGGCGATCCGACGGTCGGGTGGGTCAACGCCGCCTTCCGCATGATGAAGCAATTCGGTAGGCCCGACTATGCGCGCGCCGTGCGCACGCCGATCATGGCCTTTCTCTGCGGGCGCGACCGCATCGTCTCCTCCCGCGCGATCGAGCGTTTCGCTCAGCGTCTTCCGGTCGCGAGCCTCATAGAGGTTCCAGGGGCGCGCCATGAGTTGCTGATGGAGCGCGACGAATTGCGTGAGCAGTTCTGGGCGGCGTTCGACGCTTTCGTCCCCGGCGAGGCGGTGGATCGCGCCTAG
- a CDS encoding RNA polymerase sigma factor, translating into MSDSKFLSLRDLFARTQRELTRLLARRVGPDHAPDIVQEAFLRVMHRNMTEEIADPPAYLRRTAVNLAMDFSRRRRLETKIFVADADAPDALSEEATAEQRLDADRRARLLAEAIEALPPKCREVFVLRMHEDVPQDEIAGRLGISRNMVDRHLRIAIQRCRSAVQ; encoded by the coding sequence ATGTCCGACAGCAAATTCTTGTCTCTGCGCGACCTGTTCGCGCGCACGCAACGCGAGCTGACGCGGTTGCTCGCGCGGCGCGTCGGTCCCGATCACGCCCCGGACATCGTCCAGGAGGCGTTTTTGCGCGTCATGCATCGCAATATGACGGAGGAGATCGCCGATCCCCCCGCCTATCTGCGCCGCACGGCCGTCAATCTGGCGATGGATTTTTCGCGCCGGCGCCGGCTCGAGACGAAAATCTTCGTCGCCGACGCGGACGCCCCCGACGCCCTCTCCGAGGAGGCCACTGCGGAGCAGAGGCTCGACGCCGACCGGCGCGCGCGCCTGCTCGCCGAGGCGATCGAGGCGCTGCCGCCCAAATGCCGCGAGGTCTTCGTCCTGCGCATGCACGAGGACGTCCCGCAAGACGAGATCGCGGGGCGGCTCGGCATTTCCCGCAATATGGTGGACCGGCATTTGCGCATCGCCATTCAGCGCTGCCGAAGCGCGGTCCAATAG
- a CDS encoding intradiol ring-cleavage dioxygenase — MREKIALTRRGLVAVALAGSATAVLPETASPEPAAPPLTAAAEEGPFYLDLDLRRSDIAEGLAGVPLDIAFIVHDETGAIFPGARVDIWHCDAQGRYSGFGGQGEDRRLDLSGKTFLRGAQITGADGRARFSSVYPGWYPGRTTHVHFKIIDGATARLTSQIFLPDALSEFLYANLGDYARGRLRDTLNSTDGIALAAGETTRGEVRESAGRYVATLQVRIDRKAVRAVPPPPFQPPPRGDHFAGPPLGGPPPGGPPRRAVPEGAERLKALIPKAG, encoded by the coding sequence ATGCGCGAGAAAATTGCTTTGACGCGACGTGGCCTCGTGGCCGTGGCGCTCGCCGGTTCGGCGACCGCCGTCCTTCCGGAGACCGCCTCTCCCGAACCCGCCGCCCCTCCATTGACGGCGGCGGCGGAGGAGGGGCCCTTCTATCTCGATCTCGACCTGCGGCGGTCGGACATCGCCGAAGGGCTCGCCGGCGTCCCGCTGGACATTGCTTTCATCGTCCACGACGAAACCGGCGCGATCTTTCCGGGCGCCCGCGTCGATATCTGGCATTGTGACGCGCAGGGCCGCTATTCCGGCTTTGGCGGCCAGGGCGAGGACAGACGGCTCGATCTCTCGGGAAAGACGTTTCTGAGGGGCGCGCAAATCACCGGGGCGGATGGACGCGCGCGCTTCTCGAGCGTCTATCCCGGCTGGTATCCCGGCCGCACCACCCATGTTCATTTCAAGATCATCGATGGCGCGACCGCCCGGCTGACCTCGCAGATATTCCTGCCCGACGCGCTGAGCGAATTCCTCTACGCCAATCTCGGCGACTATGCGCGCGGCCGTCTGCGCGACACGCTGAATTCGACGGATGGAATAGCGCTCGCCGCCGGCGAGACGACGCGCGGCGAGGTGCGCGAGAGCGCGGGCCGCTATGTCGCGACGCTGCAGGTGCGAATCGACCGAAAGGCGGTGCGCGCCGTGCCGCCGCCGCCCTTCCAGCCGCCGCCGCGTGGCGACCATTTCGCCGGCCCGCCGCTCGGCGGACCGCCTCCCGGGGGACCGCCGCGCCGTGCGGTTCCGGAAGGCGCAGAGCGTTTGAAGGCGCTGATTCCAAAGGCCGGCTGA
- a CDS encoding DUF2946 family protein, with product MLALCLFALQALFALSISRSHATAADVSGFSASAYCEPHRDGGSPPADRDHAPCCILCVAGRDAPPIAAPEDEEPAFALPIVSLAPLAFGWAAPAEREPIGWASSWSSRAPPLA from the coding sequence ATGCTGGCGCTTTGCCTTTTCGCGCTGCAGGCGCTGTTCGCGCTCTCCATCTCTCGATCTCACGCGACGGCCGCGGACGTCAGCGGCTTTTCCGCCTCCGCCTATTGCGAGCCGCACAGGGACGGCGGCTCGCCGCCGGCCGATCGCGATCACGCTCCCTGCTGCATCCTCTGCGTCGCCGGACGCGACGCGCCGCCCATCGCCGCGCCGGAGGATGAGGAGCCCGCTTTCGCGCTTCCCATCGTCTCCCTCGCGCCGCTCGCCTTTGGCTGGGCCGCGCCGGCGGAGCGCGAGCCGATCGGCTGGGCGAGTTCCTGGTCGTCGCGCGCCCCTCCCCTCGCCTGA
- a CDS encoding FecR family protein codes for MTGRPKDDHGSDDSIDAQDAAVIWWVRRDAGRLSAAESAAFEAWLADPANAAAFDEICALCGDVRALKRRHVTAPAPSPRRRRLAVAAALAASLAAMASFDDLRLLWSADFRTATGETLVVGLPDGSKVQLGAKSALAVNYAAGKRELTLLEGEAFFDVATDAARPFVVAAAGGTVTALGTAFDIALEETGARVTVAEHKVSVASRGERTLVEEGRQSGFGPVAPTSAPVAVAVQDATAWRRGKLIFVDRPLGEVVDILARYHRGYVLIPSAAVRKLRVTGVFDAADPIGALRAIESSLDLDAIHLGDYLVVLRG; via the coding sequence ATGACCGGCCGCCCGAAAGACGACCACGGAAGCGACGATTCGATCGACGCCCAGGACGCCGCCGTCATCTGGTGGGTGAGGCGCGACGCCGGACGTCTGTCGGCCGCCGAGAGCGCCGCTTTCGAGGCCTGGCTCGCCGATCCCGCCAACGCCGCGGCCTTCGATGAGATTTGCGCACTCTGCGGCGATGTGCGGGCTCTGAAGCGGCGCCACGTCACCGCCCCGGCGCCCTCGCCGCGGCGGCGTCGTCTGGCCGTAGCGGCGGCGCTCGCCGCCTCGCTCGCCGCAATGGCGAGCTTCGACGATCTTCGCCTCCTCTGGAGCGCGGACTTCCGCACCGCCACCGGCGAGACGCTCGTCGTCGGCCTCCCGGACGGGTCGAAGGTTCAACTCGGCGCAAAATCCGCGCTCGCGGTGAATTACGCCGCCGGCAAACGCGAGCTGACGCTGCTCGAAGGCGAGGCCTTCTTCGATGTCGCGACGGACGCCGCTCGGCCTTTCGTCGTCGCCGCGGCGGGCGGGACCGTGACCGCGCTCGGCACCGCCTTCGACATTGCGCTCGAGGAGACGGGCGCGCGCGTGACCGTCGCCGAGCACAAGGTCTCCGTCGCGAGCCGCGGCGAGAGGACGCTGGTCGAAGAAGGACGCCAAAGCGGTTTCGGCCCCGTTGCGCCGACGAGCGCGCCCGTCGCCGTCGCGGTGCAGGATGCGACCGCATGGCGGCGCGGCAAGCTCATTTTCGTCGATCGCCCGCTCGGCGAGGTCGTCGATATTCTCGCGCGCTATCACCGCGGCTATGTCCTCATACCGAGCGCCGCGGTCCGTAAGCTGCGGGTCACCGGCGTATTCGACGCAGCCGATCCGATCGGCGCCTTGCGCGCGATCGAATCCTCGCTCGATCTCGACGCCATTCACCTCGGCGACTATCTCGTCGTGCTGCGCGGATGA
- a CDS encoding Hsp20 family protein: MRHFDLSPLYRSTVGFDRLFSLLDQGAGPEAAPAYPPYNIERTGENDYRVTLAVAGFGREDLSIETRENTLTIKGAKETAPETGVKREILHQGIAARAFERRFQLADHVVVTGASLANGLLHVDLVRQIPEAQKPRRIEIGGGAPAQTIDAKAA; the protein is encoded by the coding sequence ATGCGTCACTTCGATCTTTCCCCGCTCTATCGCTCGACCGTCGGCTTCGATCGCCTGTTTTCCCTGCTGGACCAGGGCGCGGGCCCGGAGGCGGCGCCCGCCTATCCTCCTTATAATATCGAGCGCACGGGCGAGAACGACTATCGCGTGACCCTGGCGGTGGCCGGCTTCGGGCGAGAAGATCTGTCGATCGAGACGCGCGAGAACACGCTGACCATCAAGGGCGCCAAGGAGACTGCGCCTGAGACCGGCGTCAAGCGCGAAATCCTGCATCAAGGCATTGCGGCGCGAGCCTTCGAGCGGCGCTTCCAGCTCGCCGACCATGTCGTCGTGACCGGAGCGAGCCTCGCCAACGGCCTGCTGCATGTCGATCTGGTCCGCCAGATTCCGGAGGCGCAAAAGCCGCGCCGCATCGAGATCGGCGGCGGCGCTCCGGCGCAGACGATCGACGCCAAAGCCGCCTGA